A window of Oncorhynchus nerka isolate Pitt River linkage group LG4, Oner_Uvic_2.0, whole genome shotgun sequence contains these coding sequences:
- the LOC115128588 gene encoding large ribosomal subunit protein bL36m-like produces MAPLLLYRIVSSLTCHLTQITLSRIYPSTATTISRCLSSLTSYPARGFLTPGRPIQPPVSSPRSSPQDGGSLLGQCQHLACLQPASGMKTKSALKRRCKDCFFVVRRGRLFVFCKAHPRHKQRQG; encoded by the coding sequence ATGGCACCACTCCTGTTATACCGCATCGTCAGCTCCCTAACCTGCCATCTAACCCAGATAACCCTCAGCCGGATCTACCCTAGCACTGCCACCACCATCTCCCGCTGCCTCTCCTCCCTTACATCCTACCCAGCCAGAGGGTTCCTGACCCCGGGTAGACCCATCCAGCCCCCGGTCTCTTCTCCTCGATCTTCTCCCCAGGATGGTGGCTCCCTCCTAGGCCAGTGTCAGCACCTGGCCTGCCTCCAGCCCGCTTCAGGGATGAAAACCAAGAGCGCTCTGAAACGGCGCTGTAAAGATTGCTTCTTTGTGGTACGGCGGGGTCGTCTATTTGTGTTCTGTAAGGCTCACCCCAGACACAAGCAGCGACAGGGGTGA
- the LOC115128800 gene encoding iroquois-class homeodomain protein irx-4-A-like, producing the protein MAYPQLGYPYSPTHQFLMSTSSLASCFEPGGRSLLDSGVTHPSPQPLRCPAYESRLLGSPGQEIPTPAIGLGVYGAGYGKSQGYYGTCGGDATALYARGTLESKDGASAHVGASQTPAYYPYDYAFGQYPYDRYGYGSSVDSAAARRKNATRETTSTLKAWLQEHQKNPYPTKGEKIMLAIITKMTLTQVSTWFANARRRLKKENKVTWSPRANKSSDERGCEDDSDGVEGSQEEEPIKREIDVDDSVTGRCVDLKQSELEDFDLLESDGSDCDPKHPFHTKDTPVHTPPDQRHHPKDPSNSPLTHTPDTLRHGNERLPQSADCLKNTPDHDRTTNSFYTQRDLRSTESSKPNIWSIAQTAAIQPEFPPCMHTATPSEALSPGGYLTEVPNLKVRAAEQQDSPVATLRDWVDGVFHDPLFRQSSFKPVLSKSAMDRVWIGLNG; encoded by the exons ATGGCTTACCCGCAGCTAGGATACCCCTATTCACCCACACACCAG TTCCTCATGAGCACGAGCTCTTTGGCCAGCTGCTTCGAGCCTGGCGGAAGGTCTCTCCTGGACTCAGGTGTGACgcatccctctccccagcctcttcGGTGCCCAGCGTACGAGAGCAGGCTGCTCGGCTCCCCGGGCCAGGAGATACCAACCCCGGCTATAGGTCTGGGTGTGTATGGAGCTGGCTATGGAAAGAGCCAAGGGTACTATGGCACCTGCGGAGGCGACGCAACAGCTCTGTATGCCAGG GGAACCTTGGAGTCCAAAGATGGAGCGTCTGCACATGTGGGGGCCTCTCAAACCCCTGCATACTATCCATATGATTACGCATTTGGGCAGTATCCATATGACCGATATGG GTATGGGTCATCTGTGGACAGTGCCGCAGCACGGAGGAAGAACGCCACCAGGGAGACCACCAGCACTCTGAAGGCCTGGCTGCAGGAGCACCAGAAGAACCCGTATCCCACCAAGGGAGAGAAGATCATGCTGGCCATCATCACCAAGATGACACTTACACAG GTGTCCACGTGGTTTGCCAATGCACGGCGGAGGTTGAAGAAGGAGAACAAAGTCACATGGTCACCACGAGCCAATAAAAGCTCTGATGAGAGGGGCTGTGAAGATGACAGTGATGGTGTGGAGGGATCGCAAGAGGAGGAGCCAATTAAACGCGAGATAGATGTTGATG ACTCTGTAACGGGGAGGTGTGTGGACCTAAAACAGAGTGAACTGGAGGACTTTGATCTGCTGGAGTCAGATGGTTCTGACTGCGACCCTAAACACCCGTTTCACACCAAAGACACCCCAGTACACACACCACCGGACCAGCGCCACCACCCCAAAGACCCTTCCAACAGCCCACTCACACATACCCCAGACACACTCCGACACGGGAATGAACGATTGCCACAGTCAGCAGATTGCCTCAAAAACACACCAGACCACGACCGAACAACCAACTCATTCTACACTCAACGGGACCTGCGAAGTACAGAGAGCAGCAAACCTAACATCTGGTCCATTGCACAAACTGCTGCTATCCAACCTGAGTTCCCTCCATGCATGCACACAGCCACCCCCAGCGAGGCCCTCTCCCCAGGGGGGTATCTGACCGAAGTACCCAACCTGAAGGTGAGGGCGGCTGAGCAGCAGGACTCGCCAGTGGCTACTCTGAGAGATTGGGTGGACGGGGTATTCCACGACCCCCTGTTCAGACAGAGTTCCTTTAAACCTGTGCTGTCCAAGTCAGCCATGGACAGGGTGTGGATTGGGTTAAATGGATAG
- the ndufs6 gene encoding NADH dehydrogenase [ubiquinone] iron-sulfur protein 6, mitochondrial, with protein sequence MAAALRRILSFSRNAKVFVSPLKTSALSVQRYSLEVSTTGEQVTHTGQVYDENDPRRARFVGRQKEVNKNFAIKLVAEEPVSGVEARVVSCDGGGGALGHPKVYINLDKETKVGTCGYCGLQFKQTHHH encoded by the exons ATGGCGGCCGCGCTGCGTCGAATTCTGTCCTTCAGTAGAAATGCTAAAGTTTTTGTATCACCTTTGAAGACATCGGCGCTTTCTGTACAGCGCTACAGTCTAGAAGTATCGACCACTGGAGAGCAAGTTACCCACACTGGACAG gtgtatgatgaaaatgatcccaGGCGGGCCAGGTTCGTGGGACGACAGAAAGAG GTGAACAAGAACTTTGCCATCAAGCTGGTGGCTGAGGAGCCGGTCAGTGGCGTTGAGGCCAGAGTGGTGTCATGTGACGGGGGTGGAGGAGCACTAGGCCACCCCAAAGTCTATATCAACCTG GATAAAGAAACTAAAGTGGGCACATGTGGCTACTGTGGACTGCAGTTCAAACAGACCCATCATCATTGA